The proteins below are encoded in one region of Phyllopteryx taeniolatus isolate TA_2022b chromosome 11, UOR_Ptae_1.2, whole genome shotgun sequence:
- the itsn1 gene encoding intersectin-1 isoform X1, translating into MAQFPTTFAGPDVFLISVDERAKHDQQFHSLSPTAGGYITGDQARNFFLQSGLPPPILAQIWALADMNSDGRMDIHEFSIAMKLIKLKLQGHPLPPALPPSMKQPPLSLPPQAAFGMPPMPSMAPIGTALPGLPPLPLPPLPVGVSPPLVSAAPPPLPPPMANGAPTTGMMQPIPGFSHPASSINTASFNRSSVKLQKGPSFDVSGGQPPVDWAVPQSSRLKYRQLFNSHDKMMSGHLTGPQARTILMQSSLPQGQLASIWSLSDIDQDGKLTAEEFILAMHLIDMAMSGLPLPPVLLPDYIPPTFRRVRSDSIQSDQKSVPEEVEEEMESNQDKKLPVTFEDKKRENFERGNLELEKRRQALQEQQRKEQERLAALEREEQERKERERLEQERRRQQELDKQLEKQRELERQREEERRKEIERREAAKRELERQRQLEWERQRRQELLTQRNREQESIVLLKARKKTLEFELEALNDKKSQLEGKLKDVRFRLSAQRREVEQTNQTRETRIAEITLLQQQLQDSQHWLGSLIPDKQSLNEQLKQVQQNSLHRDSLSSLQKAVDQKESSRQQLKEQLDTVERETRAKLLEIDAFNTQLKELREIHSRQQRQKQKELQGDAHSMMHAHTPIDRRSADLQESRLSSDKAPAWRNDDPGSSAPKAPSPASASHAWLNRVTQEEEERKRRGLEEDAEGRKTAGPVEEKDEEARGKKEMQEKLNKLFSQQTDPWASTGKAPAVSLFEQKAAVSGFEQQQHQAVKVVYYRALYPFDARSHDEISIAPGDVIMVKGEWVDESQTGEPGWLGGELRGRTGWFPANYAERIPESEAPVSLRAAASATPTSAQQPIGTPPPAPGQSSSSTSSANSNWADFSTTWPSNTSSQMDSEGWDAWPTSSAAQNPSLGVPSAQLRQRSAFTPATMTTGSSPSPVLGQGEKVEGLQAQALYPWRAKKDNHLNFNKNEVITVLEQQDMWWLGELQTGQRGWFPKSYVKLISATMTPPLAPPVAAPIAAAPVVASARGKNASECVVSESPPNGKRPSPTPCKTSESGEEYVAMYTYESSEQGDLSFQQGDVVTVTRKEGDWWTGTVAGKTGVFPSNYVKLRDASSESLGPAGKTGSLGKKPEIAQVIAPYCATGAEQLTLAPGQLILIRKKNPGGWWEGELQARGKKRQIGWFPANYVKLLSPSTSKTTPTEPTPPKLVPANTAVCQVIGMYDYVAQNDDELAFQKGQVITVLNKDDCDWWKGELNGREGLFPSNYVKLTTDTDPSTQWCADLHLLDMLSPMERKRQGYIHELILTEENYVNDLQLVTEIFHKPLLECELLSEKEVAMIFVNWKELIMCNIKLLKALRVRKKMSGDRMPVKMIGDILTNQLPHMQPYIRFCSCQLNGATLIQQKTDDNPEIKDFLKRLAMDPRCKGMPLSSFLLKPMQRVTRYPLIIKNILENTPESHPDHNHLKAALEKAEELCSQVNEGVREKENSDRLEWIQAHVQCEGLSEQLVFNSVTNCLGPRKFLHSGKLFKAKSSKELYGFLFNDFLLLTQVTKPLGSSGSDKVFSSKTHLQYRMYKTPIFLNEVLVKLPTDPSGDEPLFHISHIDRVYTLRAESINERTAWVQKIKAASELFIETEKKKREKAYLVRSQRATGIGRLMVNIVEGIELKPCRSHGKSNPYCEVTMGSQCHITKTLQDTLNPKWNSNCQFFIKDLEQDVLCVTVFERDQFSPDDFLGRTEIRLAEIKKDQGSKGPITKRLLLHEVPTGEIVVRLDLQLFEEP; encoded by the exons ATGGCACAGTTCCCCACCACATTCGCGG GTCCGGACGTGTTCCTGATTTCGGTGGATGAGAGAGCCAAACATGACCAGCAGTTTCACAGCCTCTCTCCCACCGCGGGGGGTTACATCACGG GGGATCAGGCGAGGAACTTCTTCCTGCAGTCCGGACTGCCACCGCCCATCCTGGCCCAAATCTG GGCTCTGGCCGACATGAACAGTGACGGCCGCATGGACATTCACGAGTTCTCCATCGCCATGAAGCTCATCAAGCTTAAACTCCAGGGTCACCCGCTTCCTCCCGCGTTACCCCCCAGTATGAAACAGCCCCCTCTGTCTTTACCCCCGCAAGCTGCCTTCG GCATGCCCCCCATGCCCTCCATGGCGCCCATCGGTACTGCTCTGCCGGGCCTGCCCCCGCTCCCGCTCCCTCCTCTACCCGTTGGGGTGTCGCCGCCTCTGGTCTCAGCGGCGCCGCCTCCCCTCCCGCCGCCCATGGCCAACGGAGCCCCTACCACGGGCATGATGCAACCCATCCCAGGCTTCTCCCACCCAG CTTCTTCGATCAACACGGCCTCCTTCAACCGTTCCAGCGTCAAATTGCAGAAGGGTCCGTCGTTTGATGTCAGCGG TGGTCAGCCCCCCGTCGACTGGGCCGTCCCTCAGTCGTCGAGGCTCAAGTACAGGCAGCTGTTTAACTCTCACGACAAGATGATGAGCGGCCACCTGACAG GTCCGCAGGCGCGCACCATCCTCATGCAGTCCAGTCTTCCCCAGGGCCAGCTAGCCTCAATATG GAGCCTGTCAGACATCGACCAGGATGGGAAGCTGACGGCAGAGGAGTTCATCTTGGCCATGCACCTCATAGACATGGCCATGTCCGGCCTGCCTCTGCCCCCTGTGCTCCTGCCAGATTATATCCCTCCTACATTCAG GCGTGTGCGAAGCGACAGCATTCAGTCGGACCAGAAGAGCGTCCccgaggaggtggaggaggagatggAGAGCAACCAGGACAAGAAACTCCCAG TCACGTTCGAGGATAAGAAGCGGGAGAATTTTGAGCGAGGGAACTTGGAGCTGGAGAAGCGACGTCAGGCCCTGCAGGAGCAGCAGAGGAAAGAACAGGAGAGGCTAGCGGCACTGGAGAGGGAAGAACAGGAGAGGAAG GAGCGCGAGAGGTTGGAGCAAGAGAGGAGGCGACAGCAGGAGTTGGACAAGCAGTTGGAGAAGCAGAGGGAGCTGGAGAGGCAGAGAGAAGAGGAGAGACGCAAAGAAATTGAGAGGAGAGAG GCTGCTAAGCGCGAGCTGGAGCGGCAGAGGCAGCTGGAGTGGGAGCGGCAGCGTCGCCAGGAGCTTCTGACTCAGAGGAACCGAGAGCAGGAGAGCATCGTTCTGCTCAAAGCTCGCAAGAAGACCCTGGAGTTTGAACTGGAGGCTCTG AACGACAAGAAGAGCCAGTTGGAAGGCAAACTGAAGGACGTCCGGTTCCGTCTGTCGGCCCAGCGCAGGGAAGTGGAGCAGACCAACCAGACCAGGGAGACTCGTATCGCTGAGATTACGCTGTTGCAACAGCAGCTGCAA GACTCCCAGCATTGGCTCGGGAGTCTCATTCCCGACAAGCAGAGTCTCAACGAACAGCTGAAACAGGTTCAACAGAACAGCCTGCACC GCGACAGCCTGTCGTCACTGCAGAAGGCCGTGGACCAGAAGGAGTCCAGCAGACAGCAGCTCAAAGAGCAGCTCGACACGGTGGAGAGGGAAACGAGGGCCAAGCTGCTGGAGATCGATGCTTTCAACACTCAGCTGAAG GAGCTGAGGGAGATCCACAGCCGGCAGCAGAGGCAGAAGCAGAAGGAGCTGCAGGGAGACGCACACTCGATgatgcacgcgcacacgccTATTGACAGGAGGTCTGCTGATCTGCAGGAAAGCAG GCTGTCCTCGGACAAAGCTCCGGCTTGGAGGAACGACGACCCAGGAAGTTCCGCCCCGAAGGCGCCTAGTCCCGCTTCCGCCTCGCACGCCTGGCTCAACCGAGTGACtcaagaggaagaggaaaggaAGCGGCGAGGCCTGGAGGAGGATGCGGAAGGTCGGAAGACTGCGGGTCCCGTGGAGGAGAAGGACGAGGAGGCTCGAGGCAAGAAGGAGATGCAGGAGAAACTCAACAAGCTCTTCAGCCAGCAGACCGATCCCTGGGCTTCGACAG GAAAGGCTCCAGCGGTGAGCCTGTTTGAGCAGAAGGCAGCAGTCAGCGGCtttgagcagcagcagcaccaggCGGTGAAGGTGGTCTACTACAGAGCGCTCTACCCGTTTGATGCCCGCAGCCACGATGAGATCAGCATCGCCCCCGGGGACGTCATCATG GTGAAGGGGGAATGG GTGGACGAGTCTCAGACGGGTGAGCCCGGTTGGCTGGGCGGGGAGCTCAGGGGCCGGACCGGTTGGTTTCCGGCCAATTACGCCGAGCGGATACCTGAGAGCGAAGCGCCCGTTAGCCTGCGAGCGGCCGCCTCTGCCACGCCGACCTCTGCCCAGCAGCCCATCGGTACACCGCCGCCCGCGCCCGGTCAGAGCTCTTCCTCCACGTCGTCAGCCAACAGTAACTGGGCCGACTTCAGCACCAC CTGGCCGTCGAACACGAGCAGCCAGATGGACAGCGAGGGGTGGGACGCGTGGCCCACCTCCTCCGCCGCCCAGAATCCGTCCCTCGGCGTCCCGTCCGCTCAGCTGCGGCAGCGCTCGGCCTTTACGCCGGCTACCATGACCACAGGCTCCTCGCCCTCTCCCGTGCTCGGCCAGGGGGAGAAGGTGGAGGGTCTGCAGGCCCAGGCCTTGTACCCCTGGAGAGCCAAGAAGGACAACCACCTCAACTTCAACAAAAACGAG GTAATAACGGTGCTGGAGCAGCAGGACATGTGGTGGTTGGGAGAGCTTCAGACCGGACAGAGAGGATGGTTCCCCAAAAGCTACGTTAAGCTCATCTCTGCCACCATGACGCCCCCACTTGCGCCCCCCGTGGCAGCTCCAATTGCAGCAGCCCCAGTCGTTGCCTCCGCACGTGGCAAAAACGCAAG CGAATGTGTAGTCTCAGAAAGCCCCCCCAATGGAAAACGCCCCTCACCCACCCCATGCAAGACCTCCGAGTCAGGAGAAG AGTACGTGGCCATGTACACGTACGAGAGCAGTGAGCAGGGCGACCTCAGTTTCCAGCAAGGAGATGTCGTCACGGTGACCAGGAAGGAGGGCGACTGGTGGACCGGCACGGTGGCGGGCAAGACCGGGGTCTTCCCCTCCAACTACGTCAAACTGCGAGACGCCTCCTCGGAG TCTTTAGGACCAGCAGGAAAGACGGGGAGCCTTGGCAAGAAACCAG AGATCGCCCAGGTGATCGCCCCCTACTGCGCAACGGGAGCGGAGCAGCTGACGTTAGCGCCGGGCCAGCTCATCCTCATAAGGAAGAAGAACCCGGGTGGCTGGTGGGAGGGCGAGCTCCAG GCCCGAGGGAAAAAGCGGCAAATCGGCTGGTTTCCGGCCAATTACGTGAAGCTGCTCAGCCCCAGCACCAGCAAGACAACGCCCACCGAGCCCACACCCCCAAAACTGGTCCCTGCCAACACtg CCGTGTGCCAGGTGATCGGCATGTACGACTACGTGGCGCAGAATGACGACGAGCTGGCCTTCCAGAAGGGTCAGGTGATCACCGTGCTCAACAAGGACGACTGCGATTGGTGGAAAGGCGAGCTGAACGGTCGCGAGGGTCTCTTCCCCAGCAATTATGTGAAACTCACCACCGACACGGACCCCAGCACGCAGT gGTGCGCCGACCTGCACCTGCTGGACATGCTGAGTCCCATGGAGAGAAAACGTCAGGGCTACATCCACGAACTCATTCTCACCGAGGAGAACTACGTCAACGACCTGCAGCTCGTCACTGag atctTCCACAAGCCTCTGCTGGAGTGCGAGCTGCTGAGCGAGAAGGAGGTGGCCATGATCTTTGTCAACTGGAAGGAGCTCATCATGTGCAACATCAAGCTGCTCAA AGCGCTGAGGGTGAGGAAGAAAATGTCCGGCGACCGCATGCCCGTCAAGATGATCGGCGACATCCTGACCAATCAGCTGCCGCACATGCAGCCGTACATCAG GTTCTGCTCGTGTCAGCTGAACGGGGCCACGCTGATTCAGCAGAAAACGGACGACAACCCCGAAATTAAAGATTTCCTCAAG AGGTTGGCCATGGACCCTCGCTGTAAGGGGATGCCGCTCTCCAGCTTCCTGCTCAAGCCCATGCAAAGAGTCACTCGCTACCCGCTCATCATCAAGAAC ATCTTGGAAAACACTCCCGAGTCGCATCCCGACCACAATCACCTGAAAGCCGCGCTGGAAAAGGCAGAGGAGTTGTGCTCGCAG gtaAACGAGGGTGTGAGGGAGAAGGAGAACTCTGATCGTCTGGAGTGGATCCAAGCTCACGTTCAGTGTGAAGGCCTTTCGGAG CAACTGGTGTTCAACTCGGTCACCAACTGTTTGGGGCCGCGCAAGTTCCTCCACAGCGGAAAACTGTTCAAAGCCAAAAGCAGCAAGGAGCTCTACGGCTTCCTCTTCAACGACTTTCTGCTGCTGACGCAG GTGACCAAACCTCTGGGCTCGTCCGGATCCGACAAAGTCTTCTCATCCAAAACGCACCTGCAGTATCGCATGTACAAGACG CCCATCTTCCTCAACGAAGTTCTGGTGAAACTCCCGACGGACCCGTCGGGAGACGAGCCCCTCTTCCACATCTCTCACATCGACAGAGTTTACACCCTCAGGGCCGAGAGCATCAATGAGcg gACGGCGTGGGTCCAGAAGATCAAGGCCGCTTCCGAACTCTTCATCGAaacggagaagaagaagagagaaaaAGCATATCTGG TGCGTTCCCAGAGGGCGACGGGCATCGGAAGGCTGATGGTCAACATCGTGGAGGGAATCGAACTCAAACCGTGTCGCTCGCACG GGAAAAGCAATCCTTACTGTGAGGTCACCATGGGCTCTCAGTGCCATATCACCAAAACTCTGCAG GACACGCTGAATCCCAAGTGGAACTCCAACTGCCAGTTTTTCATCAAGGACCTGGAGCAGGACGTCCTGTGCGTCACCGTGTTTGAACGGGACCAGTTCTCGCCGGACG
- the itsn1 gene encoding intersectin-1 isoform X4 → MAQFPTTFAGPDVFLISVDERAKHDQQFHSLSPTAGGYITGDQARNFFLQSGLPPPILAQIWALADMNSDGRMDIHEFSIAMKLIKLKLQGHPLPPALPPSMKQPPLSLPPQAAFGMPPMPSMAPIGTALPGLPPLPLPPLPVGVSPPLVSAAPPPLPPPMANGAPTTGMMQPIPGFSHPASSINTASFNRSSVKLQKGPSFDVSGGQPPVDWAVPQSSRLKYRQLFNSHDKMMSGHLTGPQARTILMQSSLPQGQLASIWSLSDIDQDGKLTAEEFILAMHLIDMAMSGLPLPPVLLPDYIPPTFRRVRSDSIQSDQKSVPEEVEEEMESNQDKKLPVTFEDKKRENFERGNLELEKRRQALQEQQRKEQERLAALEREEQERKERERLEQERRRQQELDKQLEKQRELERQREEERRKEIERREAAKRELERQRQLEWERQRRQELLTQRNREQESIVLLKARKKTLEFELEALNDKKSQLEGKLKDVRFRLSAQRREVEQTNQTRETRIAEITLLQQQLQDSQHWLGSLIPDKQSLNEQLKQVQQNSLHRDSLSSLQKAVDQKESSRQQLKEQLDTVERETRAKLLEIDAFNTQLKSLCEFYASHCARIEALRRQLDDEQKGRQELREIHSRQQRQKQKELQGDAHSMMHAHTPIDRRSADLQESRLSSDKAPAWRNDDPGSSAPKAPSPASASHAWLNRVTQEEEERKRRGLEEDAEGRKTAGPVEEKDEEARGKKEMQEKLNKLFSQQTDPWASTGKAPAVSLFEQKAAVSGFEQQQHQAVKVVYYRALYPFDARSHDEISIAPGDVIMVKGEWVDESQTGEPGWLGGELRGRTGWFPANYAERIPESEAPVSLRAAASATPTSAQQPIGTPPPAPGQSSSSTSSANSNWADFSTTWPSNTSSQMDSEGWDAWPTSSAAQNPSLGVPSAQLRQRSAFTPATMTTGSSPSPVLGQGEKVEGLQAQALYPWRAKKDNHLNFNKNEVITVLEQQDMWWLGELQTGQRGWFPKSYVKLISATMTPPLAPPVAAPIAAAPVVASARGKNASECVVSESPPNGKRPSPTPCKTSESGEEYVAMYTYESSEQGDLSFQQGDVVTVTRKEGDWWTGTVAGKTGVFPSNYVKLRDASSESLGPAGKTGSLGKKPEIAQVIAPYCATGAEQLTLAPGQLILIRKKNPGGWWEGELQARGKKRQIGWFPANYVKLLSPSTSKTTPTEPTPPKLVPANTAVCQVIGMYDYVAQNDDELAFQKGQVITVLNKDDCDWWKGELNGREGLFPSNYVKLTTDTDPSTQWCADLHLLDMLSPMERKRQGYIHELILTEENYVNDLQLVTEIFHKPLLECELLSEKEVAMIFVNWKELIMCNIKLLKALRVRKKMSGDRMPVKMIGDILTNQLPHMQPYIRFCSCQLNGATLIQQKTDDNPEIKDFLKRLAMDPRCKGMPLSSFLLKPMQRVTRYPLIIKNILENTPESHPDHNHLKAALEKAEELCSQVNEGVREKENSDRLEWIQAHVQCEGLSEQLVFNSVTNCLGPRKFLHSGKLFKAKSSKELYGFLFNDFLLLTQVTKPLGSSGSDKVFSSKTHLQYRMYKTPIFLNEVLVKLPTDPSGDEPLFHISHIDRVYTLRAESINERTAWVQKIKAASELFIETEKKKREKAYLVRSQRATGIGRLMVNIVEGIELKPCRSHGKSNPYCEVTMGSQCHITKTLQDTLNPKWNSNCQFFIKDLEQDVLCVTVFERDQFSPDDFLGRTEIRLAEIKKDQGSKGPITKRLLLHEVPTGEIVVRLDLQLFEEP, encoded by the exons ATGGCACAGTTCCCCACCACATTCGCGG GTCCGGACGTGTTCCTGATTTCGGTGGATGAGAGAGCCAAACATGACCAGCAGTTTCACAGCCTCTCTCCCACCGCGGGGGGTTACATCACGG GGGATCAGGCGAGGAACTTCTTCCTGCAGTCCGGACTGCCACCGCCCATCCTGGCCCAAATCTG GGCTCTGGCCGACATGAACAGTGACGGCCGCATGGACATTCACGAGTTCTCCATCGCCATGAAGCTCATCAAGCTTAAACTCCAGGGTCACCCGCTTCCTCCCGCGTTACCCCCCAGTATGAAACAGCCCCCTCTGTCTTTACCCCCGCAAGCTGCCTTCG GCATGCCCCCCATGCCCTCCATGGCGCCCATCGGTACTGCTCTGCCGGGCCTGCCCCCGCTCCCGCTCCCTCCTCTACCCGTTGGGGTGTCGCCGCCTCTGGTCTCAGCGGCGCCGCCTCCCCTCCCGCCGCCCATGGCCAACGGAGCCCCTACCACGGGCATGATGCAACCCATCCCAGGCTTCTCCCACCCAG CTTCTTCGATCAACACGGCCTCCTTCAACCGTTCCAGCGTCAAATTGCAGAAGGGTCCGTCGTTTGATGTCAGCGG TGGTCAGCCCCCCGTCGACTGGGCCGTCCCTCAGTCGTCGAGGCTCAAGTACAGGCAGCTGTTTAACTCTCACGACAAGATGATGAGCGGCCACCTGACAG GTCCGCAGGCGCGCACCATCCTCATGCAGTCCAGTCTTCCCCAGGGCCAGCTAGCCTCAATATG GAGCCTGTCAGACATCGACCAGGATGGGAAGCTGACGGCAGAGGAGTTCATCTTGGCCATGCACCTCATAGACATGGCCATGTCCGGCCTGCCTCTGCCCCCTGTGCTCCTGCCAGATTATATCCCTCCTACATTCAG GCGTGTGCGAAGCGACAGCATTCAGTCGGACCAGAAGAGCGTCCccgaggaggtggaggaggagatggAGAGCAACCAGGACAAGAAACTCCCAG TCACGTTCGAGGATAAGAAGCGGGAGAATTTTGAGCGAGGGAACTTGGAGCTGGAGAAGCGACGTCAGGCCCTGCAGGAGCAGCAGAGGAAAGAACAGGAGAGGCTAGCGGCACTGGAGAGGGAAGAACAGGAGAGGAAG GAGCGCGAGAGGTTGGAGCAAGAGAGGAGGCGACAGCAGGAGTTGGACAAGCAGTTGGAGAAGCAGAGGGAGCTGGAGAGGCAGAGAGAAGAGGAGAGACGCAAAGAAATTGAGAGGAGAGAG GCTGCTAAGCGCGAGCTGGAGCGGCAGAGGCAGCTGGAGTGGGAGCGGCAGCGTCGCCAGGAGCTTCTGACTCAGAGGAACCGAGAGCAGGAGAGCATCGTTCTGCTCAAAGCTCGCAAGAAGACCCTGGAGTTTGAACTGGAGGCTCTG AACGACAAGAAGAGCCAGTTGGAAGGCAAACTGAAGGACGTCCGGTTCCGTCTGTCGGCCCAGCGCAGGGAAGTGGAGCAGACCAACCAGACCAGGGAGACTCGTATCGCTGAGATTACGCTGTTGCAACAGCAGCTGCAA GACTCCCAGCATTGGCTCGGGAGTCTCATTCCCGACAAGCAGAGTCTCAACGAACAGCTGAAACAGGTTCAACAGAACAGCCTGCACC GCGACAGCCTGTCGTCACTGCAGAAGGCCGTGGACCAGAAGGAGTCCAGCAGACAGCAGCTCAAAGAGCAGCTCGACACGGTGGAGAGGGAAACGAGGGCCAAGCTGCTGGAGATCGATGCTTTCAACACTCAGCTGAAG TCTCTGTGTGAGTTCTATGCCAGCCACTGTGCCAGGATAGAAGCCCTGCGACGCCAGCTTGACGACGAGCAGAAAGGGAGACAG GAGCTGAGGGAGATCCACAGCCGGCAGCAGAGGCAGAAGCAGAAGGAGCTGCAGGGAGACGCACACTCGATgatgcacgcgcacacgccTATTGACAGGAGGTCTGCTGATCTGCAGGAAAGCAG GCTGTCCTCGGACAAAGCTCCGGCTTGGAGGAACGACGACCCAGGAAGTTCCGCCCCGAAGGCGCCTAGTCCCGCTTCCGCCTCGCACGCCTGGCTCAACCGAGTGACtcaagaggaagaggaaaggaAGCGGCGAGGCCTGGAGGAGGATGCGGAAGGTCGGAAGACTGCGGGTCCCGTGGAGGAGAAGGACGAGGAGGCTCGAGGCAAGAAGGAGATGCAGGAGAAACTCAACAAGCTCTTCAGCCAGCAGACCGATCCCTGGGCTTCGACAG GAAAGGCTCCAGCGGTGAGCCTGTTTGAGCAGAAGGCAGCAGTCAGCGGCtttgagcagcagcagcaccaggCGGTGAAGGTGGTCTACTACAGAGCGCTCTACCCGTTTGATGCCCGCAGCCACGATGAGATCAGCATCGCCCCCGGGGACGTCATCATG GTGAAGGGGGAATGG GTGGACGAGTCTCAGACGGGTGAGCCCGGTTGGCTGGGCGGGGAGCTCAGGGGCCGGACCGGTTGGTTTCCGGCCAATTACGCCGAGCGGATACCTGAGAGCGAAGCGCCCGTTAGCCTGCGAGCGGCCGCCTCTGCCACGCCGACCTCTGCCCAGCAGCCCATCGGTACACCGCCGCCCGCGCCCGGTCAGAGCTCTTCCTCCACGTCGTCAGCCAACAGTAACTGGGCCGACTTCAGCACCAC CTGGCCGTCGAACACGAGCAGCCAGATGGACAGCGAGGGGTGGGACGCGTGGCCCACCTCCTCCGCCGCCCAGAATCCGTCCCTCGGCGTCCCGTCCGCTCAGCTGCGGCAGCGCTCGGCCTTTACGCCGGCTACCATGACCACAGGCTCCTCGCCCTCTCCCGTGCTCGGCCAGGGGGAGAAGGTGGAGGGTCTGCAGGCCCAGGCCTTGTACCCCTGGAGAGCCAAGAAGGACAACCACCTCAACTTCAACAAAAACGAG GTAATAACGGTGCTGGAGCAGCAGGACATGTGGTGGTTGGGAGAGCTTCAGACCGGACAGAGAGGATGGTTCCCCAAAAGCTACGTTAAGCTCATCTCTGCCACCATGACGCCCCCACTTGCGCCCCCCGTGGCAGCTCCAATTGCAGCAGCCCCAGTCGTTGCCTCCGCACGTGGCAAAAACGCAAG CGAATGTGTAGTCTCAGAAAGCCCCCCCAATGGAAAACGCCCCTCACCCACCCCATGCAAGACCTCCGAGTCAGGAGAAG AGTACGTGGCCATGTACACGTACGAGAGCAGTGAGCAGGGCGACCTCAGTTTCCAGCAAGGAGATGTCGTCACGGTGACCAGGAAGGAGGGCGACTGGTGGACCGGCACGGTGGCGGGCAAGACCGGGGTCTTCCCCTCCAACTACGTCAAACTGCGAGACGCCTCCTCGGAG TCTTTAGGACCAGCAGGAAAGACGGGGAGCCTTGGCAAGAAACCAG AGATCGCCCAGGTGATCGCCCCCTACTGCGCAACGGGAGCGGAGCAGCTGACGTTAGCGCCGGGCCAGCTCATCCTCATAAGGAAGAAGAACCCGGGTGGCTGGTGGGAGGGCGAGCTCCAG GCCCGAGGGAAAAAGCGGCAAATCGGCTGGTTTCCGGCCAATTACGTGAAGCTGCTCAGCCCCAGCACCAGCAAGACAACGCCCACCGAGCCCACACCCCCAAAACTGGTCCCTGCCAACACtg CCGTGTGCCAGGTGATCGGCATGTACGACTACGTGGCGCAGAATGACGACGAGCTGGCCTTCCAGAAGGGTCAGGTGATCACCGTGCTCAACAAGGACGACTGCGATTGGTGGAAAGGCGAGCTGAACGGTCGCGAGGGTCTCTTCCCCAGCAATTATGTGAAACTCACCACCGACACGGACCCCAGCACGCAGT gGTGCGCCGACCTGCACCTGCTGGACATGCTGAGTCCCATGGAGAGAAAACGTCAGGGCTACATCCACGAACTCATTCTCACCGAGGAGAACTACGTCAACGACCTGCAGCTCGTCACTGag atctTCCACAAGCCTCTGCTGGAGTGCGAGCTGCTGAGCGAGAAGGAGGTGGCCATGATCTTTGTCAACTGGAAGGAGCTCATCATGTGCAACATCAAGCTGCTCAA AGCGCTGAGGGTGAGGAAGAAAATGTCCGGCGACCGCATGCCCGTCAAGATGATCGGCGACATCCTGACCAATCAGCTGCCGCACATGCAGCCGTACATCAG GTTCTGCTCGTGTCAGCTGAACGGGGCCACGCTGATTCAGCAGAAAACGGACGACAACCCCGAAATTAAAGATTTCCTCAAG AGGTTGGCCATGGACCCTCGCTGTAAGGGGATGCCGCTCTCCAGCTTCCTGCTCAAGCCCATGCAAAGAGTCACTCGCTACCCGCTCATCATCAAGAAC ATCTTGGAAAACACTCCCGAGTCGCATCCCGACCACAATCACCTGAAAGCCGCGCTGGAAAAGGCAGAGGAGTTGTGCTCGCAG gtaAACGAGGGTGTGAGGGAGAAGGAGAACTCTGATCGTCTGGAGTGGATCCAAGCTCACGTTCAGTGTGAAGGCCTTTCGGAG CAACTGGTGTTCAACTCGGTCACCAACTGTTTGGGGCCGCGCAAGTTCCTCCACAGCGGAAAACTGTTCAAAGCCAAAAGCAGCAAGGAGCTCTACGGCTTCCTCTTCAACGACTTTCTGCTGCTGACGCAG GTGACCAAACCTCTGGGCTCGTCCGGATCCGACAAAGTCTTCTCATCCAAAACGCACCTGCAGTATCGCATGTACAAGACG CCCATCTTCCTCAACGAAGTTCTGGTGAAACTCCCGACGGACCCGTCGGGAGACGAGCCCCTCTTCCACATCTCTCACATCGACAGAGTTTACACCCTCAGGGCCGAGAGCATCAATGAGcg gACGGCGTGGGTCCAGAAGATCAAGGCCGCTTCCGAACTCTTCATCGAaacggagaagaagaagagagaaaaAGCATATCTGG TGCGTTCCCAGAGGGCGACGGGCATCGGAAGGCTGATGGTCAACATCGTGGAGGGAATCGAACTCAAACCGTGTCGCTCGCACG GGAAAAGCAATCCTTACTGTGAGGTCACCATGGGCTCTCAGTGCCATATCACCAAAACTCTGCAG GACACGCTGAATCCCAAGTGGAACTCCAACTGCCAGTTTTTCATCAAGGACCTGGAGCAGGACGTCCTGTGCGTCACCGTGTTTGAACGGGACCAGTTCTCGCCGGACG